TTCCTGTATTAAATAAAGAATCAATCAGCAAACCGAGCTGTCTTCGCTCTGCTGAGATAGAAAGTTGTCGTTGTCTTGCTGATATTGAGATAGCAAGCAGTTTGATTCACCGAGACCATCAATAATTTTACGTGCCCATCCGGGTAAGTTTGGTGACAGACTGTAGTAAACCCATTGGCCTTGACGCTCATCAATTAACACATCAGATTGACGCAGCTGAGCAAGGTGGCGGGAG
This DNA window, taken from Thaumasiovibrio subtropicus, encodes the following:
- a CDS encoding metalloregulator ArsR/SmtB family transcription factor is translated as MLPHRFFKMLSDETRVRCLLLIARHERSCVCDIMTALDESQPKISRHLAQLRQSDVLIDERQGQWVYYSLSPNLPGWARKIIDGLGESNCLLSQYQQDNDNFLSQQSEDSSVC